GGCGCCTTCACCGGTGATGACGACGTGGCCACCGGTGCCACCTGCCTCTACGCCGTGTACGACCCCGTCTCACGGCGCTGCACCATGGCCCGTGCCGGGCACCTGCCACCCGCGATCGTGCACCCGGACGGGCAGGTCGGCTTCCCTGATCTGCCGGCCGGGCCCCCGCTCGGCCTCGGCGGGTTGCCCTTCGAATCCCATGAGCTCGAACTGCCGGTCGGAAGCCTGATCGCTCTCTTCACGGACGGGCTGGTCGAGGCGCGGGACCGTGACATCGACAAGGGTCTGGAGACCCTGGGCAGAGTCCTCAGCGAGGGTGCCGACTCCCTGGAGGAGCTCTGCGACCGCGCCATCTGCGAGCTCCTTCCGGGCAGCATGACCACGGACGACACCGCTCTCCTGCTGGTCCGCACCCGCGAACTCGACAGCGCAAGGATCGCCACCTGGAACCTTCCGGCGGAGCCGCTCGCCGCAGGGCAGGCCCGGGAACTGATCGCGGAACGACTGCGTGACTGGGAACTGGAGGAGCTGGTGTTCCCCACCGAGCTCATCGCCAGCGAACTGGTCACCAACGCGGTCAGACACGCCGTGGGGCCGCTCCATCTGCGGCTCATCCTGGACCGCACCCTGGTCTGCGAGGTCGCGGACGGCGGCCACACCGCACCCCATCTGCGGCACAGCGCGGACGACGACGAGGGAGGGCGCGGGCTGTTCATCGTCGCCCAGCTCGTACTGCGCTGGGGGACGCGCTACAGCGACTGGGGCAAGGCGATCTGGACCGAACAGTCGCTGCCTCGGGTGCAGCGGCGAGGCTGACCGGCGGGCGCTGGGTGCGCCTGCCTGCGCGCGAGCTGTCGCTCTCAGGACGATACCGGCACACAAGAAGACCGGGAGGCGCCGGGCGAGCGCCTCCCGATCGAGGTCGGCGGCGAGGAAAGCGAAAGGACTCGTTCAGTGGAAGAATTGAGAAGGAAGCCCCTTCATGGCCTCGCCGTCGGCAACGCTAGCACTCAGCTCGGGACCAAGTCGCGCAGATTTTCGAGGGTGATGGTCCGGGAGTCCGGATGCAGTCCGTCAGGACGTTCGAGGCCGATGTAGGTCACAGGCTCGTCCGGGAGCTGCTCGCCGTCCCACAGGTCCACGCTCGTGGTGTCTCCGGACATCAGGTCCACCAGGTACCCCACCGTCAACTGCTCGCGCTGGACGACGGCGCGCACCACTTTCGACCGCCGCGAGCATGTCCTCGTAGGTGTGCTGGTACCGGCCGTACGAGGGCAGGCTGAGCAGGTCGAGCACCCCTTTCCCCAGCCGCGTCAGCACGCTCCCGCGCGGCTTCTCGTCGCCGAGTGCCTTGGCCATGCACCGCATCCAGAACTCCTCGGTGTCGGGCACGTTCGCCGGGAAGCCGATGAAGTACGCGTTGTGCCGGACGTGATCGCCCACCCTCTCGCTCACGGTGCGCGGCGTCCGCTCGGCGGTGTGCACGACCGCGGCCTCGGACAGCCCCGACAGCCGCTCCAGCAGCTCCGCCGAGAGCTTGAAGCCCACGGAAGCCGGCGCCGCGTCGAACTGCCGTGCGGCGGCTCCTGCCCCGGTGGAACCCTTGGGGGAGGGAAGCCGGTGAGTGTGCCGGATGACCAGCGATTCGAGACTGTTCGCCATTCGAGGATGATCGCAGAGGTGCGCGAGCCGACGCACAGGAGTTTCCGCACGTACGCCCGGCGATGTGATCACACTTTCTGCATCAGGAGCTCCCGCCCGTGAGCGACTGCCAACACCTGGCAAGCTGTGACTGACTGCTGACTGCTGACTGCTGACTGCTGACTGCTGACTGCTGACCGCGGCTGCCCGCCCCCTCCGGCGCGGACCTGCCGCCGCCCCGCCTCCATCACCGATCTGCGAGGAACCGTGCCCCCGAACACCGGCCTGGACATCCGCCCCCTGAGCCTGGCCGACCGGGCCGCCTGGGAGCCGTTGTGGCAGGCGTACCTGGACTTCTACGACCATGTGCTCACGCCCGAGGTCACGGATCTGACCTGGTCTCGCTTCAGCGACCCGGCGGAACCGATGGGCGCGCTGGGGGCGTGGTCCGACGGCGCCCTGATCGGCATCTGCCACCACGTCCTGCACCGCTCCACCTGGGCCGCGGGCACGTACTGCTACCTGGAGGACCTGTTCACGGCACCTGAGTCCCGGGGGTGCGGGGTGGGCAGGGCGCTCATCGAGGCGACCGCCACCGCGGCCAGGGAGGCAGGGGCCGAGAAGCTCTACTGGCAGACGAGCGGCGGCAACGCCTCCGCGCGTGCCCTCTACGACCGGGTGGCCCGGCACGAAGGTTTCCTCGTCTACGAGCGGCCGCTCACGTGACCGCGAACCGCACGGCGGGGACGGGCACCGGGACGGATACCGAC
This DNA window, taken from Streptomyces sp. SCSIO 30461, encodes the following:
- a CDS encoding GNAT family N-acetyltransferase — encoded protein: MPPNTGLDIRPLSLADRAAWEPLWQAYLDFYDHVLTPEVTDLTWSRFSDPAEPMGALGAWSDGALIGICHHVLHRSTWAAGTYCYLEDLFTAPESRGCGVGRALIEATATAAREAGAEKLYWQTSGGNASARALYDRVARHEGFLVYERPLT